The genomic DNA GCTGATGCAGGAGCTACACAACTTAGCACCAGAGCAACACGTCTCGTGTATGCTGACCCAGATGACAGTCGATCCTCACGATCCTGCATTTGCTAACCCCACCAAGCCAATAGGCCCGGTGTATGACCAGCAAGAGGCCGACCAGCTGGCCGAAAAGTATGGCTGGGATATTAAACCTGATGGCCAATACTACCGCCGAGTGGTGCCTAGCCCACAGCCTACTGGGATTGTCGAAGACGATGCGATTGCAAGCCTCATTGACCAAGGACACCTAGTGATTTGTACCGGAGGGGGCGGCATTCCTGTGATTCAAGAAGGCACCCAGCTGAAAGGTATTGAAGCTGTGATTGATAAAGACATGTCAGCGGCTTTTCTCGCCCGTCAGATCAATGCCGATGCGCTGCTTATTTTGACTGATGCCGATGCCGTTTACCTCGATTATGGTCAGCCGAGCCAACGTGCACTTGCCGACACAACGCCCGATGATCTCAGCCAATATACCTTCGATGC from Salinivibrio kushneri includes the following:
- the arcC gene encoding carbamate kinase, coding for MKKPTVVVALGGNALLRRGEPLEADIQRANIAKAAKTIAAIGEQYNVVLVHGNGPQVGLLALQGLEYKSVTPYPLDVLGSETQGMIGYMLMQELHNLAPEQHVSCMLTQMTVDPHDPAFANPTKPIGPVYDQQEADQLAEKYGWDIKPDGQYYRRVVPSPQPTGIVEDDAIASLIDQGHLVICTGGGGIPVIQEGTQLKGIEAVIDKDMSAAFLARQINADALLILTDADAVYLDYGQPSQRALADTTPDDLSQYTFDAGSMGPKIDASCEFIRQGGKLVGIGALEDGLAILAGQAGTRIRPQSVNNNNISQGQPAPAQA